The following proteins are encoded in a genomic region of Schistocerca serialis cubense isolate TAMUIC-IGC-003099 chromosome 9, iqSchSeri2.2, whole genome shotgun sequence:
- the LOC126419586 gene encoding uncharacterized protein LOC126419586, which produces MSVKEALCIVSKVFEGNKKDLREFIENVDAAFELVKPEEHETLLKFVKAKITGEARSRLQVRERTGTWQEVKHVLEENYASKRTIDYYACKIFQARQGQGEPIAMWASRIDEMQRDFREAVNRVTARENLKGAIELVDSLGRACFIQGLSNDRIQTIVRSRGDEITLAAAVELALQEESAILSMRERGLAPRVAAAKRSDWSSSLFPRSDVK; this is translated from the coding sequence ATGTCAGTGAAAGAGGCCCTATGTATTGTGTCGAAAGTTTTCGAAGGGAACAAGAAGGATTTAAGAGAATTTATCGAAAATGTAGATGCAGCTTTTGAATTAGTAAAGCCTGAGGAACACGAAACGTTATTGAAGTTCGTGAAAGCAAAGATAACCGGTGAGGCCAGGTCGAGATTGCAGGTGCGTGAACGCACGGGTACGTGGCAAGAGGTGAAACACGTTTTAGAGGAGAATTATGCCAGTAAGCGTACTATAGACTACTACGCATGTAAAATTTTCCAAGCCAGACAGGGACAAGGGGAACCAATAGCAATGTGGGCAAGCAGAATTGATGAAATGCAGAGAGACTTTCGAGAAGCAGTAAATAGAGTTACGGCCCGAGAAAACTTGAAAGGTGCAATAGAACTAGTTGACTCCCTAGGAAGAGCGTGTTTTATACAGGGTTTAAGTAATGACAGAATACAGACAATAGTGAGAAGCAGAGGCGACGAAATCACGTTGGCAGCAGCAGTGGAATTGGCACTGCAGGAAGAGAGTGCGATATTGTCTATGAGAGAGCGGGGACTAGCCCCGAGG